A single window of Balaenoptera ricei isolate mBalRic1 chromosome 15, mBalRic1.hap2, whole genome shotgun sequence DNA harbors:
- the LOC132348885 gene encoding eppin-like isoform X4, with translation MESSGLLSILVLSILLVNVRGHGLTDWFFHILSLERCPRIQDNCEFKERDECSKDKKCPRHEKCCFFSCGRKCLNLQQDICSMPKEPGPCLAFFRRWWYDKTNNTCSSFIYGGCKGNNNNFQSQAICQSTCPPKRL, from the exons ATGGAGTCTTCTGGACTTTTGAGCATCCTGGTGCTATCCATCCTTCTAGTGAATGTCCGGGGACATGGTCTGACTGACTGGTTCTTTCACA TCCTTTCCCTAGAGAGATGCCCCAGAATCCAAGATAACTGTGAATTCAAAGAAAGGGATGAATGTTCGAAGGACAAAAAATGTCCAAGACATGAGAAGTGTTGCTTCTTCAGCTGCGGAAGAAAATGCTTAAACCTCCAACAAG ACATATGCAGTATGCCCAAAGAACCTGGCCCCTGCTTGGCTTTTTTCCGTCGTTGGTGGTATGATAAGACAAATAATACCTGCTCCAGCTTCATCTATGGCGgctgcaaaggaaacaataacaacttCCAATCCCAAGCTATATGCCAGAGCACCTGCCCCCCAAAAAG GCTCTAA
- the LOC132348885 gene encoding eppin-like isoform X3, which yields MESSGLLSILVLSILLVNVRGHGLTDWFFHILSLERCPRIQDNCEFKERDECSKDKKCPRHEKCCFFSCGRKCLNLQQDICSMPKEPGPCLAFFRRWWYDKTNNTCSSFIYGGCKGNNNNFQSQAICQSTCPPKRALVSPPARKIVN from the exons ATGGAGTCTTCTGGACTTTTGAGCATCCTGGTGCTATCCATCCTTCTAGTGAATGTCCGGGGACATGGTCTGACTGACTGGTTCTTTCACA TCCTTTCCCTAGAGAGATGCCCCAGAATCCAAGATAACTGTGAATTCAAAGAAAGGGATGAATGTTCGAAGGACAAAAAATGTCCAAGACATGAGAAGTGTTGCTTCTTCAGCTGCGGAAGAAAATGCTTAAACCTCCAACAAG ACATATGCAGTATGCCCAAAGAACCTGGCCCCTGCTTGGCTTTTTTCCGTCGTTGGTGGTATGATAAGACAAATAATACCTGCTCCAGCTTCATCTATGGCGgctgcaaaggaaacaataacaacttCCAATCCCAAGCTATATGCCAGAGCACCTGCCCCCCAAAAAG
- the WFDC8 gene encoding WAP four-disulfide core domain protein 8: MLHLPLQSSTFSWRNVALLLLLSLSLEQTSASPGRRVKQKPGVCPQERLTCSTKAPDLCKTDFNCDEHLKCCSFACGKKCMDPYEEPCMLPLDRGKCKNTVKHWYFHTKRRVCKAFNYGGCLGNANNFSNREDCMTACSSTVKDGQCPLFPFKNRMECSASCKSDFDCPPNEKCCESMCGFDCAMAWTVKAGFCPHKPPTCSRIEKPRCLQDDDCPLTTKCCSLCGLKCLESLK; encoded by the exons ATGct GCACCTTCCTCTCCAGAGCTCCACCTTCTCCTGGAGGAATGTCGCTCTCCTgctgcttctctccctctctttggaGCAGACATCTGCATCGCCAGGCCGCAGAGTCAAAC AGAAGCCAGGAGTGTGCCCCCAAGAAAGGCTCACCTGTAGTACTAAAGCCCCAGACTTGTGCAAAACAGATTTCAACTGCGATGAACACCTGAAGTGCTGCTCTTTTGCCTGTGGGAAGAAGTGCATGGATCCGTATGAAG AACCCTGCATGCTACCCTTGGACCGAGGAAAATGTAAGAATACAGTCAAGCACTGGTATTTTCACACTAAAAGGCGTGTATGCAAAGCCTTTAATTATGGAGGCTGCCTTGGGAATGCCAACAACTTTTCCAACAGGGAAGACTGCATGACGGCTTGCTCATCAACTG TCAAGGATGGGCAGTGCCCACTCTTCCCTTTCAAGAACCGTATGGAGTGTTCAGCTTCGTGTAAGAGTGACTTCGATTGCCCCCCAAATGAAAAATGTTGTGAATCCATGTGTGGCTTTGATTGTGCCATGGCCTGGACAG TCAAAGCAGGTTTCTGCCCACACAAGCCACCGACATGTTCCAGGATTGAGAAACCCAGGTGCCTGCAGGATGATGATTGCCCATTGACAACGAAGTGCTGTTCACTCTGTGGACTGAAGTGCCTGGAATCCCTAAAATGA